AGTGACATGACTTGATTACAAACCGTAAGTAACCTCAATAGACAACTGAGTCTGCACTCGAATGATTGCTAGATGGCTGCAAACTACCTTTTGGAAAGGTTTTAGTAGATGTCCCATGATTTGTTTATATGTCTATAATTCCCTCTTCTCCAGTATAGCACCTCGTTCAGTTATGTGGTTGTATCTTTTGCTAGTATCTTTTGTCGGATGGTATATTagcttgctagggctgccataacaaaataccacagactgagtggctcatactagaaatttattttttcctagttctggCAGCTGGAAATCCAATCTTGATATCTTCTAATCTTCCAATACTGGTATCTTCTAatgtctctctccttggcttgtagatggccaccttcttgctttATTCTCACGTGGTCTAtcctatgcacacacacatccttgGTGTCTCTTTGCATGTCTAAATTTCCTCTTTTCATAAGGATGTCAGTCAGATTGAATGAGGCCCTATCctatggcctcattttaacttaatcatccCTTTAAAGATCTTATTTCTAAATATAGTCACACTATGAGGttctaggggttaggacttccaTATATAAATCTGGCAGGGGGtaagggaggggggaaggagagACACAGTTTAACCCATAAGAGGTGACAACCCAGGAAGGTATATTTCCCAATACTGCCATTTCAGAGGTACCATATGGCAGACGGGAGTTTTATACCTTTTcagattcttttccttttcagtgTTTTTCAAGATAAAATTGGGGCTATGCTTTAAGATGAAGCTgaaatattatgattttttatttgtgtatttttaagagataagCCAGACTTTCTGAACAGGGTTTGTCCCTTCTGGAAATGCTCCATTGGATCTCTCCTTTGTGGGAATATTCTATTCAGTCCCTAAATTTATGACACTCTATTTTTCACAAATTATCCTCAGTCATCCTTGGCTTTGTCCTTATTAACTATTCTGCTGCTCACTTAGCTATCAATACAGACAGCTGTGGCCTGGGGAATCAGTAGGGAATATAATCACAAGCCCATAATGCCTTTCAAGATTCATAGAGATCCATTGAGGCCCGCCTGTGGGCAACACAGTTCATCCATTCCTCCAGATAACAGGCCCTGAGACTAGATGCAGAACTTTTTCCAAAGAAGAGGATTCATAGTTTACATCTCATTCCCATTAGTTCCATGACCTCAAGAAGGTGATTTGCCTTAAAGAAGCACAAGCTTGCTTCCAGATTGGGGCCATGCACAGTTGCTCTGCATGCAGGCAGTCACCATCAGCTGTTTTTAAGTGGTGTTTGAAACAGCCCTGTGAATAATCCGGTATTTAATGATGTTGTCCCGTCCTCTAGGTTCCAGTGGaggactttctcttttctcagtgCATTCTCCTGATACTTGTTTTACTCTGCAAGAAACAAAATCTTATATGAAAACATGTTGCTAATCTTTAAATAGTTAAAACTTTCTGACTAAATTTACTTGTAAATGCACAGGATTTCACGACACTcattttatatacttaaaaacaaaGCTTATTAACACCTTACTTTTTTCCTGCCATTTCTgtccatcatttttaaaatttcaacttcttTTATATTGCTATATCATGTGCCTCTTTATGAGGTGCTTTCAATCATAATTTCTGGTTAGAAGCTTCTGATATTTTCTCAGTTTCTGTGGATGTGTTTGTGGttgttttgtgtgcatgtgtgaggggAGAGTTAAATTACCTCTTTCTTTTGAGTGAGATGGAGCTCTTATAATAACTTGTATCCCAATTTTTCCTTCTCAGGAAGCAAATTTAGTAGGGACCACTGGAGACTACCCATCTGCCTTATGACTCTGAGGAGATAAAGCATTCTTCAGCCATTCCTGTTGGAGCCAGGTGAAGCATTCTAGCTCCAACACCTCAACCATCTCTAGGAACAGCAGCAACTGCTATCTCGCCTCTCCTCCTTTAAGGAAAACAACCCTTAAGGGAAGCAACTGAGAGCTGGGTAAGAAGAAAGCAATCACGTGCTAAAATCTTCCGGAGAACAAAAGTTAGTGAAACTATCTTAGACCCCTAATTCAGAACTCTTGCAGGAAGAGTAAATACTTATGGAAAGCTGAGAAAGCAGTGTCTAGGGCCTCCAGTCCACCCCTAGAGGGACGTGTGGGGGTGGCTAGGGGAACGTTTTGAGGAAAGTTCATTGGTCAACTTGTTCAACGTGGCAAACTCATTTCAGGCAAGAGAGGCAGCACCGTGGACAGCGCCAACCCTCCTGCTCCCGGGCGGGGCGAGGTGGCAGCACCGCGGACAGCACCacatgtggtggcgcacactggGAGCCGCCAGGCGCGGGGAGCGCAGCAGCACCGCGGACAGCCCCAAAGCCGCGCGCTCTGAGCCAGGAGGCGGGGAGAGATGGCCTTATCAGCTGATGGCTTACGTAGGGCTAGATCTCCACTTGGATAAGGCAGGTCTCGGTGGGCGCGCCAGCATTCGCTCTCCGGAGCTGCAGCCTCCGAAGGGGTGGCGGGGGCAACAGGGACAGAAGGCAGGTCCCAGAAAGCAGGTTCCCCCAAAACTGGCTTCCCTAGCACGGAGTTAAGGCTGCAGCCGGCTGCCTAGAGAGAAGGGTGGGCAGGGAGACAACGCGGTGAGAGCGACTGCTCTGACGCACCAGCCCCTCTCCTGCACCCACACGCTGCTGGCCGCCCAGCTTCTCCCCGATCTGGGAGATGCTCGGCTCTGGGCGGCCAAACAGCCTTTCCACCAAGGCGAGGAGCCCTGGGCTCCTGACAGCTTAGGCGGGCCCTGGCTGCGACACGCAGCCCCTCGCCTCTGCTTCCTTAGCCTCTGAGGGCTTCAGACCTGCCGCGCTTGCAGCCACACCATCTCCAACGGATGCTCACTAGCAGGAAATTGGGGCCAAATTCACAGGCACTTTCCAGAAACTCCCCCACTGGCCAGAGGTTGCAAACATCCGGATTGGCTCTGGGCACAGTGGCCGCCTTAAGTCCTCCTGAACACCCCTTCTGCAAGTACCCCAGGGCGGTCTCCTGACCCAGAGATGGATTTACCTGTGAACCTAACCTCCTTTTCCCtctccaccccctcccctttgGAGACCAACCACAGCCTCGGCAAAGACGACCTGCGCCCCAGCTCGCCCCTGCTCTCGGTCTTCGGAGTGCTTATTCTCACCTTGCTGGGCTTTCTGGTGGCGGCGACGTTCGCCTGGAACCTGCTGGTGCTGGCGACCATCCTCCGTGTACGCACCTTCCACCGCGTGCCCCACAACCTGGTGGCATCCATGGCCGTCTCGGATGTCCTGGTGGCCGCGCTGGTCATGCCGCTGAGCCTGGTGCACGAGCTGTCCGGGCGCCGCTGGCAGCTAGGTCGGAGGCTGTGCCAGCTTTGGATCGCGTGCGACGTGCTTTGCTGCACGGCCAGCATCTGGAACGTGACGGCCATAGCCCTGGACCGCTACTGGTCCATCACGCGCCACATGGAATACACGCTCCGCACCCGCAAGTGCGTCTCCAACGTCATGATCGCGCTCACCTGGGCACTCTCCGCTGTCATCTCTCTGGCCCCGCTGCTTTTTGGCTGGGGAGAGACGTACTCTGAGGGCAGCGAGGAGTGCCAGGTAAGCCGCGAGCCTTCCTACGCCGTGTTCTCCACCGTAGGCGCCTTCTACCTGCCGCTCTGTGTGGTGCTCTTCGTGTACTGGAAGATCTACAAGGCTGCCAAGTTCCGCGTGGGCTCCAGGAAGACCAATAGCGTCTCACCCATATCCGAAGCTGTGGAGGTGGGTATCTCAGCAATCCTTAAAAATACTCGACTTGCATCTGTACAGGCTATATCCCCAGgccacctgccccacccccacactTGTAGAAAATGGAACTTTTTGTGTTTGGGAGTGGGGGGAGTAAACTGGGAGAGTGGAAGAAAGCATCAGAGATGTACTTTGCTCTGACATGTTCCCTCTCACAGGGCTAATCATATCATGTTCCTTCTCTAATGGGTTGTTTGTTAAATATACAGAACACGAGGAGTTCAGACTGCGTCATTCTGCAGGGTCCCCTTTGGCCCCCAAATTCTATGGATCTATAACACCCTTTAGAACATCTGAATAAGCTGGTATCTGGGGTACGCTGATTCAGTACACTGGAAAAAACTAGCAGCTTCCAGCACTTAGAATGGGGGTGTTCcaggaggaggggaggcagggatggGAGCATGATTTGATAAGAAGACTGCCATGAGTCAGGTGATGCAGGTTAGCATTTCATCCTagtctattctttttctttgcaaattacAGCAGCCggtttattaaaaatatggtatCACCTAGGTTACTGTCATTCTGTGGCATCCTCCCGTCCTGACGTAAGACTGAAGATGTTGACTGCACTAGTCCCGGAGCCTGCATTTGTTATCTGCTTCCACTGCCTTAGGGTGTTACTTTATGGGTCTATCCCCCACAGCCCTATTAGGTTGTAGGTGTGACTGAGGACCACTTGTCTGCCTTCCTGAACATGAGTAAAGCTGcggaaggaaattaaaaatccaGGAAAGAGAATTCCCTAGCTCTCTATGAGAGGTATTTACTGCATGACAACCACTATAGCAACAGCGAGGGAGCTTTTCTCATCTTCTCCCACTCCTGTTTTTTTGTTAACTCTTAATAATCTGACCCTACgactcatgattctgcaggctgctCCCCCTTCATTACCAAGGAAGATTCCTTGAATCTAATTCACACATTTAGGTTAGACCAGAAGTCTACACAGTCCCCATTTTCTGTTGTTGGCTCTGAAACAAGAAAGTAGTTTAAGGAAGCATATGGAGTGCATACTATGGGTTTGGTGCAAGAGGTAAGCGAATGATAGAGATGTTGTCTTTGCCCATGAAGAGTGTGGTCTAGGGAGGGAAATAGACATCCACCCTGAGCTCTGTATATGCTTTCTAGAGTCAGTAGCTAACTCTAACCATCCCCAGTCAGTCAAACTTAGAGGGACCAGAGGTGTAGCTAGGGAAAAAGGGGAGAGGGCATCATcctagaggaaagaagaaaacgaGGGGTCAGAGGCTACCTGTTCTTTTACCTATATCAGCATTTCTCAGCGAAGGGTAATACTGCCCTCCAGGAAACATTTGGgctgtctggagacattttggatGATTAAGAAttgagggccaggtgcggtggctcacgcctgtaatcccagcactttgggaggccgaggcgggcagatcacaaggtcaggagatcgagaccattctggctaacatggtgaaaccccgtctctactaaatatacaaaaaaattagccaggcgtggtggcaggcgcctgtagtcccagctactcgggaggctgaggcaggagaacggagtgaacccgggaggcggagctggcagctagccgagattgcgccactgcactccagcctgggcgacagagtgagactctgtctcaagaaaaaaaaaaaaaagaattgaggatGGGGTGTTAATGGCATGTAGTATAGAGAGGTCAGAAATGCTGCTAAATATtgcacaatgcacaggacagcccctcaaCAGAGAATTGTTCAGACCAAAATGTCAATCGTACTGAATTTGGGTAACTCTGATCTATTAGATTTCTAAGCTGAACAAAGAGTGCTGATGGGTAAGAACACTGAAGCTTCCATCAAACTACCTGAAGTGAGGTTCCATGTGTATGAGGGTCCACTCAAATTCCAGACCAGGAACAAGAAGACTGGTCACCTCCAAGGGCCCTCCTTTTATGAATCTTCCTCTCCCCTGATGTTTATTCAGGCAAATATAATTTACAGTCAGCCCTAAACACAGCTTTAGAAGGAGAAAGTTAATTACAATTCCATCCCAAGGCTTCCTGTAAAAGGATGAAGGGCACTCTCATTTCTCTGCTTTGGTGATAGCAGAAGCAAAGCATTATAACATCTTTGTGCTttttatatagatacacacacacatatatatacatatgtgtgtgtgtgtatatatatatgtatatatatatgtatatatatatatatatatatatatatgtatatatatatactctcttctctctctactTTTCCCAGATCAGTTTTTTAAATGGGCCCCTTGGCTTAGCAAAAGGACCCAAAATAATCCAGTACTCTAAATATAATATGGGGCTGCCTCTGTCCTTATGTTATGTTGAAGGGTTAATTACAAACCAGGCCTCCTGATTGTTCTGTGATAATGGGAGTGGGTGTCAAAGTTTCTAAATGAGTTCTACCACTAGCTAGCTGTTCCCTGGGGAAACCACAACACTTCTCTCTTGTTTCTTTATCTGCTGAGTTTTATTCAAATACATGCCATGAAATCCTAACCTAGGTCAGACATTGAGCTGGGATCTGGCAACACAAGATAGATAAGACTTGCCCTTGTCAAAGGAAGAGGAAGCCACTGCTAGAGATCtgaaataaaatgacaaagaaaaatgcCTTCCTTACTAGAGTGAGCGGGGGCTGTGCTGTCTAGGCACAGTTTGCCTAAGAAGAGCAGAATGCTGACCTGAAACTGCGCTTTTGGGAGGTATGGAGCCTCACGGATTGGTGGATTTTTGAGATGTGGGTAGATGACACCCTCTGTATGAGAAGCTATTGCTGATTGGTTGTTCCTCCAATGCGTATTTACTGAAATGAGTCCATCTCTGGTGGCCTGACTTTCAGAACTGAGGGGCTAACACCAATAATCTACACAGGTACTATAGACATCCAGGAGGTAGAGACAGTGTGAACTATTTTACCTTCTATTATTCTAACCCTAATTGCCCTCCCATCCTTATTCATTCTATatataattaacaaaattaataatcCTCTGACTCTCAAAATTATAGGCTACCAATGATACTGAAGCTATTCATATATTTGATTCCTGTATGATCCTTGCAGCGACCTACACCTAGAAGAGAAACCTATGCAAAAAGACTCTATACATGTAGACAAACAACAGCAAAAGCAAAGCAAGCATCAGTAGGATACGTAGATGAATAGCATGACACCATTTGCCAAACAGTACACCTTCATGTCAAGAGGTTTGAAGCCTTTTACACAGATCTAAGACAATTCCCTAATGGTAGGTCTCTTAATCAAAGATCTAGTTACTTGACACAAACACCTCAGCCTTGTGACCTTATATGAGAACATACTTGGTTACAAATCctaagagaagaaaattttaaaatatattgattgaGATGAGTTGCCCTTGATCAGTAGACTAAGTCTAAAACTTGTTCCGGGCTAAAGAGCACTCAGTCTTTTCCTAAGTGCGTGGGAACATTTTCTTCTCAGTCTGTCTGTGTTGGTCCTCATTCAGCCAAAGCTGCAGGAGAGATCTCCGTGATTATCCAGATTGTCACCACTGTTTTTGGTCCTCTTAATGATGAAGTTTCATCTGTGGAGATGTGATGTTCACATTGCACGTTGATCAACATGAGTTTATGCTATTTTTTAGATCATCTGTTGAATCATCTGTCAGGACAGAGCTCTGCAGAAGCATGTAAAGTTccgaacaacagatgctgaaggaCTACCAGATAAAcaagaataattataaatattgtaaGAAGAGACTGGAAAATCTCCCAAGTTCTTCTTCTTAGTTCCAGTGCCTTCTTAGTCAATTCTTTGTTGAGGAGCTGTCCTTGACCCAAGACTTCCCAGCTTTGATCAGGAAAGCAAGTCCCAAAAGTTTCTTGTGTATCTGTTAGGTAGCtatgttcctttttcttctaGCTTAAATATAGATTGTTTTGCCTCTGTCTTAATCCAGGTACAACAAGAAATGGTAGCTATAGGGTAAACTCTTCCATGACTGGCCACAAGGAAACTGAAggctattctattcatcatgacTATTTGGGTTAATTGTTGTGGCCTGGGAGCTTAggctatataatattttatgtcaGCTAATGCAGGCATTATTTACTatgacaactttaaaaaaaaaccctctagtTATCCAACTGTTTAAATGGGGTCATTATCTTCAGGAGCCTTCTCTGAGAGAGTTTTGTCCCTTTGGACTCTTCATAAGGAGGTATAGTCCATTGAGGGCATTGGCGAGCCAGATTTTGGAATGGCCTAACCTATGGCCCTATGGAGcaattaacttttcttctcagttgacaTTGAGACACTTAACGTCAGCATAGGATAAAGGACCCAGGAACTATAGAAGAGAGGTGATCAATCTTAGTGAAGCTGTAGGTACGTTATCTGTAAGTATTGCCAAGATGGTCACTAATTCACATGGTCATCTGTTTGTCCCGAGGTTCTTGGTTTAATGGCAATGTCCACACTTCTCTTTCTGGAGGTTCCCTGGAGGACCTCAGTTTAGAATGGTTTGGGGTAGCATCAAGTCATCAAATAATTCACATTTGTTGTCCATTTTTAGAGTACCTGAAGGAGATGTTTCTATAGTATGTTAAATTAGTGAATTATTCTGGAGGTATACTAATTATTAGTCTACAtacattctgtttcatttttttaacttaatatggACCTACTGGAAAGGTCCATAATTTAAGCATTGAACAACTTGGCTTTGggtaagaaattaaattttatgggAGAGACTGGACTACTTATTATATATCAAACAtggtattgttatttttgttttttagcataCCATCAACAAACAATATTTCATTGGAATTTGGTACTAGAGGATCCAAGTTCTGTCTGGAGCCAGGACACTTTAATTATAGAAATGCAGTTATGGGATTCCCCTTCCTTGTCTAAGGGTTTCCTAGCTGCGGGGTGATGCATGTTACACCAGGAGAAGGAGAAAGTAACCATGAACCATTATCAATCAATGAGTAGAAAAATATTGGATAGTTTCTGTTAGCAATTGGGGCTTATTACATGTGGTATATAAGATTTAAAGGCCTAATACCAAATGTTCTGAAGATGTGTTGACTAGTTGAATTGATGCCTGTAATTTCTCTGAGACAAGAAGGCAAAGCCTCCAGGTTACTGAACTAAGCGGTGAACTTAAAATAAGCAATGTTCTTTGACAGGTGCTATGCTGTCACCTTAATCCACCCAGAGCATGGCCCCATATTTTCATATTcgcatgaaaaggaatgttcatgATAACCTAGGAAGAATCATTCTTAACTCTTATGCATTCTACTTCAATTAAATTTTCTAGTTGTGGAGTCTCTTGTCCATAGAGATTCTAGAACCATCAGTATTtctatagtaatttttaaaattacatgcaGTGTAGGCATTCTCACGTCAGATCAGGTATAATCTCATCATGAACAAGGGCTGCAGCACATTTTATTTGGAAGCAGATCCTACTTATTGCAGGTATGTCATAGATTAAAGAAGTATTCTTTTGATAATGATCTGAAAATATCAGTTATAAGTTGGCACACAGAATTGTTAAAGATTGTTACTACTTGAATTCTTCCATTAAGTAAAGTTGATTTTCTCTCAAGCCTTTGAAAAATTTACTATATAGCCAGAAATTTGTCAATTTGTCATTCATTATCTTGTTTCACTATCTGGTATAACCTATAAccaataggttttttttttgtttttttttttttttgagacagagtctcacactgttgtctaggccagagtgcagtggcataatctcagctcactgcaatctccacctcccaggttcaaatcattctcctgcctcagcctcccaagtagctgggattataggtgtgtgccaccatgcctggctaatttttgtatttttagtacagacaggggtttcaccatgttggccaggctggtcccgaactcctgacctcaggtgatctgcccacctcagcctcccaaagtgctgagattacaggtgtgagccactgtgcccagccaccaatagctttattgaattttttgtttgtttttaatttttaaaaacttgctacaattttcttttttgcttttcagacaactttaaaaatgtacatggaATGATCTGTTGTTCTGTAATAGTGGGGTTACTGGTAGTTATATTGAcacccacataaacaaaaacattatatAGTTGTATATCTAGTTACAGAAAATTCTCCTTggaagtttaaaaagacaaagaaattgtTGAGTGACAATAACTTCCTTGGAGTGGCTTTATTAGATAGATTGTATATAGTTGTCATTTTGCTTTTTGGCCAACACGAGATGTTCATTCTTTCAAGGGTCCTCCTGCtagcaatatattaatatatacaggGATCCTTATCTCAGCTCTCAAATCTTTGAGAACAGAGGCCCTTTTGGATGCCTTATCTAGAAAGCCATATCTTGTATTGATTTATAGCATTTACTTTCTAAGCCTATCTGGAAATGTCTAGCCCCATATTGGATATTTTGCAAATTGGCAATTTcacatttcagtttattttttcttattaaattccCAAATTCAGGTTTAAGCCCATTTATAGAAAGATATGACAAGACTATACTTCAGCTGTTGGGTATACACAAATATGCTGCTTGAAGGTTTTCTGAAGtctattttctatctttattcagcctcccgagtagctgggactgcaagtgtgttccatcacacctggctaatttttgtattttttatagaaatagggtctcaccatgttgcccatgatggtctcaaactcccaagctcaagtaatcctcctgccttggcctcccaaagtgctgggattacaggcgtgagccaccatgcccagattcATTTAGTTTACTTTGAATCTTTATTCAACCTCTCCTTAAAAGAAAGCCTTCTAAAATTActttacataatatattttctatttttatatttaaattttcacaaCTGGGTTATATAACTCTTCTATTttctgtgcttctttttttttttaccattttttcttaTCTAAGAGGATTTTAGTTAATTTAACTAATTAGTACACATCTAtagttcaagaaaataaaaattttgtttgatattctaacaaaattataaattctataacaaaagtttagaaaatttttctttctttttcttcctttcctttcttttccttcctttcctttcttttccttccttcttttcttttctttctttttttgaggcagggtcttgctctgttgcccaggctagagtgcagtggcacaaccgtagctcactgcagccttgaaaccctgggctcatgcagtcctcacacctcagcctctgagtagctgggaccacagggatatgccaccacacctggctaatttttaaaatttttgtggagatggggtctctctattgcacaggctggtctcaaactcttgacctcaaatgattttcccaccttggcctctcaaagggctgggattacaggcatgagcccccatgcctggcctagaaaatTTCTTAATTATAGCTCTTAGCTTTAGACAAAGGTTTTAATTAAATTCtataaatctgatttttcttctgGTAATTTTATAATGTGATTGTGTTTTTCCTGAGAAAACCCTGGTTCATTTAGGAAGTCAGATAAAGCTGAATAGAAAAATACAAGATAGAGATCTGCAAAGAGGATAGGTTTGGGAAGGTTACAAAATCTTTGAGACTATCTTAGTTAGGATTTTCTTTTAAGGACTCAAAATACCAATTAAAGAGGCTGACTTTTAGCCATTTGATGTTTGTCTCCTAATTTTTCTAGAGCTTCTCTTAAATATCTTAACTCACTAATTTTTCATTCATCAGATGTTTTTCATTAAGTAAAAAAAGTTTGGCATTTGTGAAGAAAATTGCAAGACTTAGGATCataatgcaattttaaataggaaataGAAATTCTTAAAAAAGAGGATTGAGATTTGGACATAAACAAGCCGTGGCACATGAGGAAGAGGCAACTGTGGTTGGTCAACAGTTCATGCTTGTGAATAGTGTCTCAGGGTCCTGGACCAAACAGATGGAGAAGGGGACACATGATTGTCCGCACAACTATCATTAAGCTGGAAAACAACAGGACAAAGTGATATATTTTCACAAGTCGACAAGTCAGGAATGCCCTCATACGAGCTTTGTAGGGGACCCCAAGCAAAGTTTGATCAATTGCTTTTTCATAAATTGGTCACTGGCCTAATAATGGTCTTCAAATCATTAGCCCTCAGGTCCAGCTTGAATTAGATTGGAAACTTATCAAGCCAATGCCTTATAGAATAGTTCCTTCTGTATTCAACAGAAGAAGGAGTTCcaggacaaaacaaaaacccatgcaACAAGACTTTGCACATGTAGACAACACACAAGCAAGGCAAGAGGCCATAGGATAAGTAGATTAATGGCATGACAATATTTGCCAGATGATACACCTTCATGGCAAGAGGTTTAAAGCTTTCTACATAGATCTAAGACAATTACCTAATGGTAGATAGGTAGATCTCTCAATCAAAGATCTAGTTACATGATACAAACACCTCAGCCTTGCGAACTTATCCAAGGACATAGTTGGTCACAAATCCTAGGATAACAAAATACATTGAGCAATAAGAGCCCAGTGAAACTAGGCAGAACTCAAATCCTTGTTGAGACTGATGTGCTTGGCTGTGGACACAAAGGGCAATTGAGTTTGGGGCCCAGTGAATGCACTTGTGGCCCAAGGATCCCACGGAGAGTCTTCAAAATGACTTCAAtggagcctccagaactgtcCAGGGGCGATGCCACTACTGCTCAGAGTCTGAGATAGAAAGACAAAGCTGAATCTTTGACTCAGAATAGCGAGAGGAAGCTATGCTTGTCAGCAGTCTCCCAGAGCAGAGCGGAATGCCCATCATCCATGATTCGGGGCAGTGTGGGGTTCAGAGACTGGAGGACACTCAGAGTAGCAGCAGGCTGACATCAGCTGCAGAACGGAGTTTACTCAGAATGAGGCTTTCTGTTGGATGGGGTTTTCTGATGGAATGGGGTTTTCTGTTGGATGGCGTTTTCTGTTGGAATGGGATTTTCTGCTGGAATGGGGTTTTCTGTTGGATGATTGGTGCTCAGAAGTGTGTTTATTGGGGTGAGTCTGACCTTAATTGGCTGACTTTCAGAAGTGAGGGCTGACACAGATTAGTTGGTTTACAAGTGTATATTCCCAAACTGCATCATCCTTGATTGACTGAAGAGGTTTAAACAAGAAAAACGTCTGCTTGTTATCAGTTATAGAACAATCAGTCTTGTCCTAAGTTTGTGGAGGGTTTTGATTCATACCCTCGTGGAGGCTTCCTTGATGTGTAAGGCCATTTTTagcttaaacatttttattgttccATTGAGCTCCTGTGACCCATCTCTCATTCTGACAGTGATGTGGTCTAACTTGCAAATCACCTGAAACCACACTTCCAAGGTAAGAGTCTATACCTTAACTTCAATACCCATTATTGAAGGTAATCCATTGACTATCTAGGACATTATTAGACAGGCAAAGCAGAGTGGTTGGATGAAATAAAAGAACATACCAGATTTGTGATTAAcca
The sequence above is a segment of the Homo sapiens chromosome 7, GRCh38.p14 Primary Assembly genome. Coding sequences within it:
- the HTR5A gene encoding 5-hydroxytryptamine receptor 5A, coding for MDLPVNLTSFSLSTPSPLETNHSLGKDDLRPSSPLLSVFGVLILTLLGFLVAATFAWNLLVLATILRVRTFHRVPHNLVASMAVSDVLVAALVMPLSLVHELSGRRWQLGRRLCQLWIACDVLCCTASIWNVTAIALDRYWSITRHMEYTLRTRKCVSNVMIALTWALSAVISLAPLLFGWGETYSEGSEECQVSREPSYAVFSTVGAFYLPLCVVLFVYWKIYKAAKFRVGSRKTNSVSPISEAVEVKDSAKQPQMVFTVRHATVTFQPEGDTWREQKEQRAALMVGILIGVFVLCWIPFFLTELISPLCSCDIPAIWKSIFLWLGYSNSFFNPLIYTAFNKNYNSAFKNFFSRQH